TGCCCATGGTGCTGATCGTGGAGAACAACAAGTTCGCCTACTCCACGCCGACCCGGTACGAGTACGCCTGCGAAAACATCGTCGACCGTGCCCGGGGTTACGGCGTCGCGGGCGCGCTGGTGGACGGCACGGACGTCCGCGCCGTGTACAGGGCGACGCGGGACGCCGTGGATCTCGCCCGGGAAGGCGGCGGTCCGACCCTGATCGAAGCCCGTTGCACGCGACTGCTCGGCCACGCCCAGCACGACGACGCCTTCTACGTCCCCAAGGACATCATGGAGGACGGGTGGAACAACGATCCCGTCACGAAGGCCGAGAACCTCCTGCTGGAACGGAAGTACTTCACCCGCGAGGAGATTGACGGGATCCAGGAAGAAGTCAAGGGCATCGTCGACGACGCGGTCGATTACGCGGAACAGAGCCCCCTGCCCGAACCCGAAGAAGCGCTCCAGGGCGTCTACGCGGACTGATGTCCCCAACCGGAACCTGCCCATGCCGCCCGTAACCTACCTTGAAGCCATTTCGTCCGGACTCCGCGAAGAAATGGAACGGGATGAAAGCGTCTTCTGCCTCGGCGAGGATATCGGCGTCTATGGCGGGGCCTTCAAGATCACGAAGGGATTCCTCGACGATTTCGGTGAGGACCGCGTGATCGACGCGCCCGTCGCCGAATCCGTGATCATCGGCGCGGCCATGGGCGCGGCGCTCATGGGCATGCGGCCCGTGGCCGAAATGCAATTCGCCGATTTCATCACCTGCGGGTTCAACCAGCTGGTCAACAACGTGGCCAAGACCCACTACCGCTGGGGGGCCGCGGTACCCCTCGTGGTGCGGTGCCCCTCGGGGGCCATCGGCAACGCCGGTCCCTTCCATTCCCAGAACCCCGAGGCCTGGTTCTGTAAAGTGCCCGGCCTCAAGGTCGTGGCGCCGGCCACGACCTACGACGCGAAAGGCCTGCTCAAGTCTTCGATCCGCGATAACAACCCGGTCCTGTATTTCGAACACAAGGGCCTTTACCGTTTTCCCCGGATCCGGGAAGAAATCCCCGAAGAGGACTATACCGTACCCATCGGCAAGGCAGCGGTCCGCCGGGAGGGCGTCGACGCGACGATCGTGACCTACGGCAAGATGGTCTTTCACAGCCTGGACGCCGCGGAAACATTGGCCGGTGAGGGGGTCGAGACGGAAGTGCTCGATCTGAGATCCCTTCTGCCCTATGACAAGCAGGCCATCCTCGAGTCCGTTCGGAAGACGAACCGGCTTCTGGTCGTCCATGAGGATACGCTGACCGGCGGATTCGGTGGTGAAATCGCCGCGGTGGCGGCCGAAGAAGCCTTCGAACATCTCGATGCACCGGTCCGCAGGCTGGCGGCCATCGACACGCCCGTACCATTCAGTCCGCCGCTGGAGCAATACTTCCTGCCGAACACGGAGAAGGTGACCGCGGCCCTGAGGGAACTCCTGGCCTACTGACCGGCCGGCGCTGATCGTCTTGCACAGGTCGGCCGGCACGTATCGCAGGCACTGATCATCCGGCGTTGATCGCCAGGCACCCATCGTCAGTCACTGAGAGGAAATGCACTTGAACATCGTGATGCCCAGACTCGGCGAGAGCGTGGAAGAAGGAACCGTCATCCGCTGGCTGAAGAAAGTCGGCGATTCGATCGAGCGCGACGAGTCCGTGGTGGAGATCACCACCGACAAGATCGACACGGACATCCCCGCCATCGCGGGCGGCGTGCTGAGCGAAATCCGGGTGGCCGAGGGAACGACGGTGGCCATCGGGGAGGTCATCGGTGTCATCGATACGGGGGATGACGAGGACGCCGGACCGGGCGGACCAGGCGGAACTGGTGACGCCGGGGCAACTGAGCAGGCCGGTGATTCAGGTGGAGAAGTAGAGACGATCGAAGCCGATGAACGGACTCCGGTCGCAGAGACCAGCGAGGGTGGACCGTTGAGGCGCCGGCGTGCCGAGCGCTTCTACTCCCCTCTTGTGTTGCGCATCGCCCGGGAAGAGCGTATAGACATGGCCACGCTCGAAGCCCTGGAAGGCACCGGCAAGGGCGGCCGGTTGACCCGGGACGACCTGCTTGCCTACCTGGAACGGCGCGCATCGCGCATTCCCGAACCGGCCGCGGAACAGGAAGACGAATCGGAATACGTATCGGTATCCCGGCCGGCCGGCACCGAAGACGCCCGCGTCGTGAACCTGGACACCCTGCGCAAGACCATCGCTCAGCACATGGTCCTAAGCAAGCAGGTGTCCCCCCACGTAACCTCCGTGTCGGAAGTCGACATGACCCACGTCGTCCGCTTCCGGGACGAGGCCAGGGAGCGGTTCCAGCAGAAGACCGGCATCCGGCTGACGCTGACCCCCTTCTTCATCACCGCCATCGTCGACGCCCTGCGGGCGAACCCCATGCTGAACGCCACGATGGACGGCGACCGGGTGCTGCAGTGGAAACACGTGAACATGGGGCTGGCGGTCGGTCTGGAAAAGGGCGTCGTCGTACCGGTGATCCGACACGCCGACGAGATGGACTTCGCGGAGATCGCCGAGGCAGCCCACGACCTGGCCAAGCGGGCCCATGACCGCAAGCTTACCCCGGACGACCTGCAGGGCAGCACGTTCACGCTGACGAACCCGGGCATGTGGGCCACGCTATTCGGCACGCCGATCATCAACCAGCCCGAGGCGGGCATCATCGCCACCGGAAGCGTCAAGAAGCAGGTCGTCGTGCAGGCGGACGATTCACTGGCCATCCGGTCCATGATGTTCCTGAGCCTGTCCTTCGATCACCGGTTCATCGACGGCCTCAACGCGGCCCGGTTCATCCGGGACATCACGCAGAACCTGGAGTCTTTCGATACCGACCGGGTCGGGGTCTGACCCGGCTTCCCGGACTGACCGCATGGAGCGGAAATGACACCGGTGCCCGGCTCCCTGCATATCGGCACGATGGGATGGACCTACAGGGACTGGTTCGGATCCTTCTACCCCAACGACGCCGACCGTAAAGTCCTCCTGCAGCACTACGCCCGGGTCTTCGACGCCCTCGAAATCGACAGTACCTTCCACTTCATCCCAAAGCCGGAAGTGGTGACATCCTGGCACGACCGCACCCCCGGGACGTTCCGCTTCACGGCCAAACTCCCCGGTGAGATCACCCATGAACGGGGACTGGTGGATACGGAGGACCTGTTGACCCCGTTTCTGGCCAGCATGGCCCTCCTGGGCGAGCGCCTCGGATGCCTGCTCGTTCAACTTCCTCCCGGATTCCAGTGCAACGAAGAGACGTTCAACCGGGTGGGATCATTCCTGAAACTGTTGCCTGCCAGAGACTTCCGCTTCGCCTTCGAGTTCAGGCACCGGTCTTGGATCAAGCCGGAATTGTTCGATCTCCTCCGGACGCACGGCGTGGCCTGGACCATGCAGGACCATCCCAAAATCATGCCGATCGTCCCCGAAATCACCGCGGATTTCACCTACATACGTTGGATGGGCAATACGGAGGACCCGCACATCGGCCAATTCCGGGAATCCGTCGTGGACCGCAGCCAGGATCTCATCAAGTGGGCGGAACGGCTGAAGCGCGACATCCTCCCCCGGGTCGACACGCTGTTTGGATTCTTCAACAACTACTATTCCGGCCATTCACCCACCGACTGCAATCGGATGAAACGGCTGCTCGGACTGGATACGGCCGCACCCGATTTCGACCGCCAGTTGAGCCTGTTCTGAAACCTGCAGCATTGTTCTGAAACCAGTAGTGCCTGTTCTGAAACGGGTTGCGCCATGGGCAAATCACTCGTGATCGGATCGATCCTGCTGGCAATGTGCGCCTGCGCGGCGGACGCTCCGCCGGACGACGACGAAATACGGCTCACGCTCTGGACCCAGGACTACTGGGTCGGCGTCACCGGCCACGAACTGGACGGCGTCCCGCTGGATGACCCACGGCGGGCGCAGTACACCGTCAAGGACTGGTACAACAAGGTCGCCCGGGACTTCAAGGCGCGGTATCCGGACCGCAAGATCCACATCGACATCGAAACCCTCGACTGGACCAGCGGGTTCCAGAAGATCGATATCGCCGTGGCTTCGGGACGGCCGCCCGACGTCCTGATCAGCACGTCGGGCATCGCGTTGAAATACGCCCGGTTCGGACTCCTGGAAGCCTTCGACGACGATCTCTCCGAGGAAGACATCCGGGACTTCGGAACCTTCTACGGATTCAGCGAGTATGAGGGCAGGCACTACTTCCTGCCCTTCATCGGCGGCAACCGGTACATGGTGGCGAACCTGGAGGTCTTCCGGGAACGGGACGCGGTGCATCTGCTTCCGAGCGAAGGAGACCGGCTCTGGACCTACGATCAGTTCCTGGCCGCCGCCCGAGCGACGACCTTCGACCGCGACGGTGACGGCGAGGTCGACGTATACGGTTTCGCCATGCCCTTCCAGCGGAACTCCCCGCAGCAGGACCAGATGCCCTTTTTCTGGGGGCACGGCGCGCGGCAGTTCAACGACGGCGGCGACAGCCTGGTGATCAACAGCGAGATGGGGGTGAAGGCCCTGCAGTTCATGGTGGACCTGGAACACGTGCACGCCGTGGTCCCGAAGGGCTCCGCCGGGCTGCGCAACAACGACGTGACCGATCTGTGGAACGCGGGCCAGTTAGCGATGCGCCAGGCTCATCACGGTACCCGGCGGTCCCATGAGCGCGCGCTGGAGACCGGCGTGATCGAGGAGGGGGTCATCGAACTCTATCCCATGATGTACCCGTCCCTGCCCGGTATCGATCCCGGCGCCTTCGTCGTGGCCGACTCTCCGTGTGTATTCAGGCAGGAGGACGAGGAAAAACGGGAACTTTCCATTGCCCTGGCGAAGTTCCTGACCAACACCCGCCACGAACGGGAAGCGGCCTACGCCATGTCCACTCTTCCGACCCGGTATTCCGCGCTGGACGTCTGGGCCGACGATCCTTTCCAGCAATACGTTCTGCGCGTGGCGCGTTACGGCACGAAAGACGCCATACAGGGATACGGCATCCCACTGGTGAACATGACCCTGAGCGCCTTCCAGGCCGCCATGTCCCTTCAGGCCACGCCGAAGAAGGCGCTCGACGACCTGGCCAGGCGGGGTAACCGGTTCATTCGCAGAGACATCGAACGCCGCCTGCGCGCGGGGGCGGAGTAAGCGCCGGAGTAAGCGCCGGAGGGTCCCATCGTCTTGAGCTTTACTCGAACGATCTTCAAGGAACGCTGGGCCTACCTGTTCCTCCTCCTGCCCCTCCTGCTTTTCGCGGTCTTCAACATACTGCCCATGGCCGCGACGATCCTCCTCGGTTTCGCCGACTACTTTCCCGGTGGACAACCGGTCTGGACCGGCCTGGAGAACTACGCCTACGCGCTGTCGGACGACCTCTTCTGGAAGGCGCTGGGTATCACGGTCCTGTACACCTGCGGGGTGGTGCCCGCCAGCCTGCTGATCTCGCTGTTCCTGGCCTATGTCATCTTCGGA
This Gemmatimonadota bacterium DNA region includes the following protein-coding sequences:
- a CDS encoding extracellular solute-binding protein, with protein sequence MGKSLVIGSILLAMCACAADAPPDDDEIRLTLWTQDYWVGVTGHELDGVPLDDPRRAQYTVKDWYNKVARDFKARYPDRKIHIDIETLDWTSGFQKIDIAVASGRPPDVLISTSGIALKYARFGLLEAFDDDLSEEDIRDFGTFYGFSEYEGRHYFLPFIGGNRYMVANLEVFRERDAVHLLPSEGDRLWTYDQFLAAARATTFDRDGDGEVDVYGFAMPFQRNSPQQDQMPFFWGHGARQFNDGGDSLVINSEMGVKALQFMVDLEHVHAVVPKGSAGLRNNDVTDLWNAGQLAMRQAHHGTRRSHERALETGVIEEGVIELYPMMYPSLPGIDPGAFVVADSPCVFRQEDEEKRELSIALAKFLTNTRHEREAAYAMSTLPTRYSALDVWADDPFQQYVLRVARYGTKDAIQGYGIPLVNMTLSAFQAAMSLQATPKKALDDLARRGNRFIRRDIERRLRAGAE
- a CDS encoding DUF72 domain-containing protein, with the protein product MTPVPGSLHIGTMGWTYRDWFGSFYPNDADRKVLLQHYARVFDALEIDSTFHFIPKPEVVTSWHDRTPGTFRFTAKLPGEITHERGLVDTEDLLTPFLASMALLGERLGCLLVQLPPGFQCNEETFNRVGSFLKLLPARDFRFAFEFRHRSWIKPELFDLLRTHGVAWTMQDHPKIMPIVPEITADFTYIRWMGNTEDPHIGQFRESVVDRSQDLIKWAERLKRDILPRVDTLFGFFNNYYSGHSPTDCNRMKRLLGLDTAAPDFDRQLSLF
- a CDS encoding alpha-ketoacid dehydrogenase subunit beta, whose product is MPPVTYLEAISSGLREEMERDESVFCLGEDIGVYGGAFKITKGFLDDFGEDRVIDAPVAESVIIGAAMGAALMGMRPVAEMQFADFITCGFNQLVNNVAKTHYRWGAAVPLVVRCPSGAIGNAGPFHSQNPEAWFCKVPGLKVVAPATTYDAKGLLKSSIRDNNPVLYFEHKGLYRFPRIREEIPEEDYTVPIGKAAVRREGVDATIVTYGKMVFHSLDAAETLAGEGVETEVLDLRSLLPYDKQAILESVRKTNRLLVVHEDTLTGGFGGEIAAVAAEEAFEHLDAPVRRLAAIDTPVPFSPPLEQYFLPNTEKVTAALRELLAY
- a CDS encoding dihydrolipoamide acetyltransferase family protein yields the protein MMPRLGESVEEGTVIRWLKKVGDSIERDESVVEITTDKIDTDIPAIAGGVLSEIRVAEGTTVAIGEVIGVIDTGDDEDAGPGGPGGTGDAGATEQAGDSGGEVETIEADERTPVAETSEGGPLRRRRAERFYSPLVLRIAREERIDMATLEALEGTGKGGRLTRDDLLAYLERRASRIPEPAAEQEDESEYVSVSRPAGTEDARVVNLDTLRKTIAQHMVLSKQVSPHVTSVSEVDMTHVVRFRDEARERFQQKTGIRLTLTPFFITAIVDALRANPMLNATMDGDRVLQWKHVNMGLAVGLEKGVVVPVIRHADEMDFAEIAEAAHDLAKRAHDRKLTPDDLQGSTFTLTNPGMWATLFGTPIINQPEAGIIATGSVKKQVVVQADDSLAIRSMMFLSLSFDHRFIDGLNAARFIRDITQNLESFDTDRVGV